The proteins below come from a single Pichia kudriavzevii chromosome 2, complete sequence genomic window:
- a CDS encoding uncharacterized protein (PKUD0B07170; similar to Saccharomyces cerevisiae YPL204W (HRR25); ancestral locus Anc_6.215): MHLGEFRIGKKLGNGRFGSVYLAQHKESGYIVALKVLRKRDALSQGTERSVSHEIGIGTQLRHFNLVPLYGWFHDRENVYIVMEYAEAGELYNKVGKVTVQEALEVVLQVGRGLYFLHQHGIVHRDIKPENILCYQHGIYKVGDLGGVGGIGVVGTLDYLAPESIAGSTGGLSVSPISTPVDVWACGVLLYELLEGRPPFERPTREGTLRAISKEGYLRTPKIVEDARVVKILERCLVKRGEERWTIREMVEYLEGAICNIR; encoded by the coding sequence ATGCATTTGGGGGAATTTCGAATTGGCAAGAAGCTCGGGAATGGGAGGTTTGGAAGTGTCTATCTTGCACAACACAAGGAGAGTGGCTATATTGTTGCATTAAAAGTTCTACGGAAGAGAGATGCACTCTCACAGGGGACCGAACGGAGCGTCTCTCATGAGATTGGTATTGGGACACAATTGAGACATTTCAATTTGGTACCATTATACGGATGGTTCCATGATAGGGAAAATGTGTACATTGTGATGGAATATGCAGAAGCCGGTGAATTGTATAACAAGGTAGGGAAAGTCACTGTCCAAGAGGCCCTTGAAGTGGTTCTACAGGTGGGGAGAGGATTATATTTCCTACATCAGCATGGTATTGTACATCGAGATATAAAACCAGAGAATATCCTATGTTATCAACATGGTATTTATAAAGTAGGGGATCTTGGAGGTGTTGGAGGAATTGGAGTTGTAGGAACATTAGACTATTTGGCCCCAGAGAGCATTGCCGGTAGCACCGGTGGGTTATCTGTAAGTCCCATAAGCACTCCGGTCGACGTTTGGGCGTGTGGCGTGCTACTCTACGAGCTGCTGGAGGGTCGTCCGCCCTTCGAGCGGCCAACAAGGGAGGGCACTTTAAGGGCGATTTCCAAGGAAGGTTATTTACGAACGCCCAAAATTGTCGAGGATGCGCGAGTGGTGAAAATCTTGGAGAGGTGTCTCGTTAAAAGAGGAGAGGAACGATGGACCATTAGAGAGATGGTGGAATATCTCGAAGGAGCAATTTGTAATATTCGATAG